In a single window of the Anaerobaca lacustris genome:
- a CDS encoding Ppx/GppA phosphatase family protein has protein sequence MMTTDDKSKAPGVAETMAVIDIGSNSIRMMIGQVVPDGRVEILERLRRVVHLGQDVFRSGRIRAETLRSAVGILRDYRHVLNTYGVHRVRAVATSAAREAANGDTFVDRVLMAAGLEVSIISVTEEGRLTVSAVREAVGEKLLGRGRALVVEVGGGSTVLNLLSRGEITASQSLPTGSVRMQEVMATTTERADQAARLIQGQVASAISAFRSLLPLKSVQTFVAVGGDARWAATQVGKPLGADRLEAVSAEALGKLLDRCRRLTADELARSYNLPYTDAETITPALLVYQVLLEATRAKRMIVTDVSMRDGLLLELARDAAGTKDDAAYREIIQSAQGIAQKYQVDVAHAEQTRSLAVQLFDQLTGEHRLGERHRLLLEVAAILHEIGTFVASRAHHKHSFYLIVNSEIVGLTQDELAVVANVARYHRRSRPKPSHLDYISLPRERRMIVNKLAALLRIAESLDSSRTQQIQTLESRIDGNGLVVSVKAGGDFTLERRAIADVADMMLDIYGLDVRLEEAVRP, from the coding sequence ATGATGACGACGGACGACAAATCGAAAGCGCCGGGTGTGGCCGAGACGATGGCGGTCATCGACATCGGCTCGAATTCCATCCGCATGATGATCGGGCAGGTGGTGCCCGACGGGCGCGTCGAGATCCTCGAACGGCTGCGCCGGGTGGTCCACCTGGGCCAGGACGTCTTCCGCAGCGGGCGCATCCGCGCCGAGACCCTGCGCAGCGCCGTGGGGATTTTGCGCGATTACCGTCACGTCCTGAACACCTACGGGGTCCATCGGGTCCGCGCGGTGGCGACCAGCGCCGCGCGCGAGGCGGCCAACGGCGACACCTTCGTCGACCGCGTCCTGATGGCCGCCGGCCTGGAGGTCTCGATCATCAGCGTGACCGAGGAGGGGCGGCTCACCGTCTCGGCGGTGCGCGAGGCGGTGGGGGAGAAGCTGCTGGGGCGCGGCAGGGCCCTGGTGGTCGAGGTCGGAGGCGGCAGCACCGTGCTGAACCTGCTCAGTCGCGGAGAGATCACCGCGTCGCAGAGCCTGCCCACCGGCTCGGTCCGCATGCAGGAGGTGATGGCAACGACGACGGAACGGGCCGACCAGGCCGCCCGTCTGATTCAGGGGCAGGTCGCCAGCGCGATCTCGGCCTTTCGCAGTCTTCTGCCGCTCAAGAGCGTTCAGACCTTTGTCGCGGTGGGCGGCGACGCGCGGTGGGCGGCGACCCAGGTCGGTAAACCTCTGGGCGCCGACCGTCTCGAGGCGGTGTCGGCCGAGGCGTTGGGCAAGCTGCTCGATCGCTGCCGGCGTCTGACGGCCGACGAGCTGGCGCGGTCGTACAACCTGCCGTATACCGACGCCGAAACGATTACGCCGGCGCTGCTGGTCTATCAGGTCCTGCTGGAGGCGACGCGGGCCAAGCGGATGATCGTGACGGATGTGTCCATGCGTGACGGGCTGCTCCTGGAGTTGGCGCGCGACGCGGCGGGAACGAAGGACGACGCGGCGTATCGGGAGATCATCCAGTCGGCCCAGGGCATCGCGCAGAAATACCAGGTGGACGTGGCCCACGCCGAGCAGACGCGCTCGCTGGCGGTGCAACTGTTCGATCAACTGACCGGCGAGCACCGACTGGGCGAGCGTCACCGGCTCCTGCTGGAGGTGGCCGCCATCCTGCATGAGATCGGGACCTTCGTGGCCAGCCGGGCCCATCACAAGCATAGCTTCTACCTGATCGTCAACTCGGAGATCGTCGGACTGACCCAGGACGAACTGGCCGTGGTGGCCAACGTGGCGCGCTACCATCGTCGCAGCCGGCCGAAACCTTCGCACCTGGACTACATTTCACTGCCGCGGGAGCGCCGGATGATCGTGAACAAGCTGGCGGCGCTGTTGCGGATCGCCGAGTCGCTGGACAGCAGCCGGACGCAGCAGATCCAGACGCTCGAGTCCCGCATCGACGGCAACGGCCTGGTCGTTTCCGTCAAGGCCGGCGGCGATTTCACGCTCGAACGCAGGGCGATCGCGGACGTGGCGGACATGATGCTGGATATCTATGGTCTGGACGTGCGGCTGGAGGAGGCGGTCCGGCCGTGA
- the ppk1 gene encoding polyphosphate kinase 1, producing MAKKKDLKSAEWFINRELSWLEFNDRVLQEGRSRDVPLGERLKFLSIVSSNLDEFFMIRVAGLKQQKAAGVRKKDASGLTPAQQLFFISGKVQEMVAQQTAAVAEAFEELKAHDFQLVRRDEWTPKQRQFLARFFASEMLAVLTPLAVEELDPCPLLPGLQLFVALLVCTSRSEASPQKLVVVPVPVSLPRFVNIPAEKGVYVAPLEEVLLDNARAMFGGCRIGRAAVFRITRDADVAIQEDEAPDLLSTVQDAVHARKHRGVIRLEISARPDSRIKQWLTSTLRLLHHDVYEIDGLLDARALMQLLDVPPVQGLCAAEWPPQEPADLIGAEELWPALQGRDVMLFHPYERFDPVVEMVQSAAEDPSVLAIKQTLYRTSGQSPVVGALARAAENGKEVTVLVELKARFDEAKNVNWARQLEDAGCHVIYGIAGFKTHAKALLVIRREAARIRRYVHLGTGNYNDRTARLYSDIGLMTSDDELASDVAAFFNLLTGLSEAVEWQRLVIAPTDLRTKLGELIEREIRVSTPDRPGLIMAKINSLEDKGICQALYAASQAGVDVQLNVRGICCLRPGVKGLSERIAVRSIVDRYLEHARVFYFANGGHEEVYLSSADWMRRNLDRRLELLFPVRDARIRRRLTGILRMFFRDNVKAWELLSDGQYRRVTRKGRAVRAQETFYRDAVAAVRSAERATGTFRPLTRPK from the coding sequence ATGGCAAAGAAGAAAGATCTGAAATCGGCGGAGTGGTTCATCAATCGCGAGTTGAGCTGGCTCGAGTTCAACGACCGGGTCCTCCAGGAAGGGCGCAGCCGGGACGTGCCGCTGGGCGAACGGCTGAAGTTTCTGTCGATCGTCAGCTCCAACCTCGACGAGTTCTTCATGATTCGCGTGGCCGGCCTCAAGCAGCAGAAGGCGGCCGGCGTGCGGAAGAAGGACGCCAGCGGCCTGACGCCTGCGCAACAGTTGTTCTTCATCAGCGGCAAGGTCCAGGAGATGGTGGCCCAACAGACGGCCGCCGTCGCCGAGGCTTTCGAAGAACTCAAGGCGCACGACTTCCAGTTGGTGCGACGGGACGAGTGGACGCCGAAACAGCGTCAGTTCCTCGCCCGCTTCTTCGCGAGCGAAATGCTGGCGGTGCTGACGCCGCTGGCGGTGGAGGAGCTCGATCCGTGCCCGCTGCTGCCGGGGCTGCAACTGTTCGTGGCGCTGCTGGTCTGCACGTCGCGGAGCGAAGCGTCGCCGCAGAAGCTGGTGGTGGTCCCCGTTCCCGTCTCGCTGCCGCGGTTCGTGAACATCCCGGCCGAGAAGGGCGTCTATGTCGCGCCGTTGGAGGAGGTCCTCCTCGACAACGCCCGCGCCATGTTCGGCGGATGCCGGATCGGCAGGGCGGCGGTCTTTCGCATCACGCGCGACGCCGACGTAGCCATTCAGGAGGATGAGGCGCCGGACCTGCTCAGCACGGTTCAGGATGCGGTGCACGCCCGGAAACATCGGGGCGTGATTCGCCTGGAGATCAGCGCCCGGCCCGATTCTCGCATCAAGCAGTGGCTCACTTCAACGCTGCGGCTGCTGCATCACGACGTGTATGAGATCGACGGTCTGCTCGACGCGCGGGCTTTGATGCAGTTGCTCGACGTCCCCCCGGTGCAGGGCCTTTGCGCCGCCGAGTGGCCCCCGCAGGAGCCGGCCGACCTGATCGGCGCCGAGGAGCTGTGGCCGGCGCTGCAGGGGCGTGACGTCATGTTGTTCCACCCATACGAGCGATTCGATCCGGTCGTCGAGATGGTTCAGTCGGCGGCCGAGGACCCGTCCGTCCTGGCGATCAAGCAGACCCTCTACCGGACCAGCGGGCAGTCGCCCGTGGTCGGCGCCCTGGCCCGGGCGGCCGAGAACGGCAAGGAGGTCACCGTCCTGGTGGAGCTGAAGGCCCGCTTCGACGAGGCCAAGAACGTCAACTGGGCGAGGCAGTTGGAGGACGCGGGCTGTCACGTGATCTACGGCATCGCAGGATTCAAGACCCACGCCAAGGCGCTGCTGGTGATTCGCCGTGAGGCGGCCCGCATTCGACGTTACGTTCACCTGGGCACGGGCAATTACAACGACCGAACCGCGCGGCTCTATTCCGACATCGGCCTGATGACCAGCGACGACGAGCTGGCGTCGGACGTCGCGGCGTTCTTCAATCTGCTCACCGGGCTTTCCGAGGCGGTCGAATGGCAGCGGCTCGTCATCGCACCGACCGACCTGCGCACGAAACTCGGCGAGCTGATCGAGCGCGAGATCCGGGTCTCGACGCCGGATCGGCCCGGCCTGATCATGGCCAAGATCAACTCCCTCGAAGACAAGGGCATCTGCCAGGCCCTGTACGCGGCGAGCCAAGCGGGGGTGGATGTCCAGCTCAACGTTCGAGGGATCTGTTGCCTGCGGCCCGGGGTCAAGGGGCTCTCCGAGCGGATCGCCGTTCGCTCGATCGTGGACCGGTATCTCGAGCACGCCCGGGTCTTCTACTTCGCCAACGGGGGCCATGAGGAGGTCTATCTCAGCAGCGCCGACTGGATGCGACGCAACCTCGACCGGCGGCTCGAACTGCTGTTTCCCGTTCGCGACGCACGGATTCGCCGCCGTCTGACGGGCATTCTCAGGATGTTCTTCCGGGACAACGTCAAGGCGTGGGAATTGCTCAGTGACGGGCAATACCGCCGCGTCACGCGGAAGGGTCGGGCCGTCCGGGCCCAGGAGACGTTCTATCGCGACGCCGTGGCGGCGGTCCGGTCGGCCGAGCGCGCCACCGGCACGTTTCGGCCCTTGACGCGGCCGAAGTGA
- a CDS encoding PilZ domain-containing protein: MDDHNERRQENRLGYQWPVWFSEDFTETLSQGLMIDVSSGGIGFNCESNADCPRQGQHLTVRFSIPRFEGDDPTATVSITRTGEVRRVERTAGGLCRVGIEFDTPLGLRPAEVSSLNAMCGNDPGA; the protein is encoded by the coding sequence ATGGACGATCACAACGAGCGCCGACAGGAGAACCGGCTGGGCTACCAGTGGCCGGTCTGGTTCAGCGAGGATTTCACCGAGACGCTGTCGCAGGGACTGATGATCGATGTCTCCAGCGGAGGGATCGGATTCAATTGCGAGTCGAACGCGGATTGCCCGCGCCAGGGCCAGCACCTGACGGTCCGCTTCAGCATTCCCCGATTCGAGGGCGACGATCCGACGGCGACGGTCAGCATCACCCGCACGGGCGAGGTCCGTCGCGTCGAGCGCACCGCGGGAGGACTGTGCCGGGTGGGCATTGAATTCGACACCCCGCTGGGCCTGCGGCCGGCAGAGGTCAGCTCGCTCAACGCCATGTGCGGCAACGATCCGGGCGCATAG
- a CDS encoding ferritin family protein, translating to MQDERPREAVNKTLREHGSVDTQFNVFEVLRIAEEIEHKAAKFYLNAAQRFSDPPRRNICYNIASWRASHERAWARLRSEYSDRTGDFGTFDPDNYVRSNPQVMAGLPWFGARDQFTGHESASQIVRDAIRRSESVLIFYHGLKEFARDPAGRGMIDAMTDEEDRHIRQLNRFLDRMLGSSGHFDRSAHSDSIGAANHH from the coding sequence TTGCAGGACGAACGGCCCCGCGAGGCCGTCAACAAGACCCTGCGGGAGCATGGCAGCGTGGATACGCAATTCAACGTCTTCGAAGTTCTCCGGATTGCGGAGGAAATCGAACACAAGGCGGCGAAGTTCTATCTGAATGCGGCGCAGCGGTTCAGCGACCCGCCGCGGCGCAATATCTGCTACAATATCGCCTCGTGGCGGGCCAGCCACGAGCGGGCCTGGGCGCGCCTGCGAAGTGAATACTCCGATAGGACCGGGGATTTCGGCACGTTCGATCCGGACAACTACGTTCGGTCCAACCCCCAGGTGATGGCGGGTCTGCCGTGGTTCGGCGCACGGGACCAGTTCACGGGGCATGAGAGCGCCTCGCAGATCGTTCGCGACGCTATTCGACGCAGCGAGAGCGTTTTGATCTTCTATCATGGCCTCAAGGAATTCGCACGCGACCCGGCCGGTCGCGGCATGATCGACGCCATGACCGACGAGGAAGATCGCCACATTCGTCAGTTGAATCGCTTTCTTGACCGGATGCTGGGCTCCTCGGGGCATTTCGACCGCTCGGCTCATTCCGACTCGATCGGCGCCGCCAACCATCACTGA
- the recQ gene encoding DNA helicase RecQ has product MMKDVKAALARYWGYESFLPLQKQAIDSVMQGRDSIVVLPTGGGKSLCFQAPAVLFPGLTIVVSPLIALMKDQVDALAECGIPAARIDSSLTTDERNDAWTRIRAKTLKLLYVAPERLVSENFLALMQQTELSFIAIDEAHCVSMWGHDFRPEYRQLGVLKDRFPKVPVAAYTATATAKVRADIGQQLHLNRPETIVGSFDRPNLVYRVHARTDRIRQTCQVLDRHKGESGIIYCIRRKDVEGLCAELNARGYKTAPYHAGMSAEGRKANQDAFITDKIDTIVATIAFGMGIDKPNVRYVVHTGMPKTLEHYQQESGRAGRDGLEAECCLFYSGGDFGVWKGLLRDMQPRAQQIAVEKLSEMYNYCTGGFCRHRTLLRYFGQDLEKADCAACDVCLGELDCMEDSLVIAQKILSCILRLGERYGGGYTALVLVGSRDQRIAENHHDALTTYGLLKDYPRHTVHDWIEQLVGQGCACKSGEYNVLTVTDRGRCVLKGLEKPRLLRPAQRPAREAKAVADSWQGVDRGLFEALRRLRAKLASEKSVPAYIVFGDKTLRDMARKRPSTAEGLLTINGVGETKRQQYGRTVLAAIRDYCTENSIEMDPQNR; this is encoded by the coding sequence ATGATGAAAGACGTCAAGGCGGCATTGGCCAGGTATTGGGGCTACGAGAGCTTCCTGCCCCTCCAGAAACAGGCCATCGACAGCGTGATGCAAGGGCGAGACTCGATCGTGGTCCTGCCGACCGGGGGTGGGAAATCCCTCTGCTTCCAGGCCCCTGCGGTGCTTTTTCCGGGCCTGACCATCGTCGTTTCGCCGCTGATTGCCCTGATGAAGGACCAGGTCGACGCCCTGGCCGAATGCGGCATCCCGGCGGCCCGTATCGACAGTTCGCTGACGACCGATGAGCGGAACGACGCCTGGACCAGGATCCGGGCCAAGACCCTCAAGCTGCTCTACGTGGCGCCGGAGCGTCTTGTCTCGGAGAATTTCCTCGCTCTGATGCAGCAGACCGAGCTTTCGTTTATCGCCATCGATGAGGCCCACTGCGTCAGTATGTGGGGCCACGATTTCCGGCCGGAATACCGCCAATTGGGCGTTCTCAAAGACCGTTTCCCCAAGGTCCCCGTCGCCGCCTACACCGCCACGGCCACGGCCAAGGTCCGCGCCGACATCGGCCAGCAGCTCCACCTGAACCGGCCCGAGACGATCGTCGGTTCCTTCGACCGGCCCAATCTGGTCTATCGGGTGCACGCTCGCACGGACCGGATCAGGCAGACGTGCCAGGTGCTGGACCGCCATAAGGGCGAATCCGGCATCATCTACTGCATCCGCCGCAAGGACGTCGAGGGCCTCTGCGCCGAGCTGAACGCCAGGGGCTACAAGACCGCCCCCTACCACGCCGGCATGAGCGCCGAGGGCCGCAAAGCCAACCAGGACGCCTTCATCACCGACAAGATCGACACCATCGTGGCCACCATCGCCTTCGGCATGGGCATTGACAAGCCGAACGTACGATATGTGGTGCATACGGGCATGCCCAAGACCCTCGAACACTACCAGCAGGAGAGCGGCCGAGCCGGCCGAGACGGGCTGGAAGCCGAGTGCTGCCTGTTCTATTCGGGCGGCGATTTCGGCGTGTGGAAAGGCCTGCTGCGAGATATGCAGCCGCGGGCGCAGCAGATCGCCGTCGAGAAGCTCAGCGAGATGTACAACTACTGCACCGGCGGGTTCTGTCGGCACCGCACCCTGCTCCGCTACTTCGGCCAGGATCTCGAGAAGGCCGACTGTGCCGCCTGTGATGTATGTCTGGGCGAACTGGACTGTATGGAGGACTCGCTCGTAATCGCCCAGAAGATCCTCTCCTGCATCCTCCGCCTTGGCGAACGGTACGGGGGCGGTTACACCGCCCTGGTTCTCGTAGGATCGCGCGACCAGCGGATCGCCGAGAACCATCACGATGCCCTGACGACTTACGGCCTGCTGAAGGACTACCCCAGGCACACCGTCCACGACTGGATCGAGCAGCTTGTGGGTCAGGGCTGCGCCTGCAAGAGCGGCGAATACAACGTCCTGACGGTCACAGACAGGGGCCGGTGTGTCCTGAAGGGCCTGGAGAAGCCGCGTTTGCTCCGGCCGGCACAACGGCCGGCCAGGGAGGCCAAGGCCGTCGCCGACTCGTGGCAGGGAGTGGATCGAGGGCTCTTCGAGGCCCTGCGCCGCCTTCGGGCAAAGCTGGCAAGCGAGAAGAGCGTCCCTGCCTATATCGTCTTTGGAGACAAGACGTTACGAGACATGGCCCGGAAGAGACCCTCCACGGCCGAGGGGCTCCTCACGATCAATGGGGTGGGCGAGACGAAGCGTCAGCAGTACGGCCGGACCGTCCTGGCTGCCATCCGCGACTACTGCACGGAAAACAGCATCGAAATGGACCCACAAAACCGGTAG
- a CDS encoding WecB/TagA/CpsF family glycosyltransferase produces the protein MLIAEGDVSTRTQCIPRAINVAGVPVVPFESYDQALACIEASITAREKTFWVAVNPQKCFRAWHEGDLLDLLNRADVGICDGVGVSLAARILHGQGIRRCTGCDLFLKILPHAAKKGWRVFMLGASAESNAGACAKLKETYPDLKIVGRQDGFFKDPTEVVSNINSSGADLLFVAMGSPTQEYWIAEHRDKIEAPFCMGVGGSFDVVSGTTRRAPAIFRRTGTEWLFQLMTEPHKRFRRQTVYVPFMLRVVSKKLAGSVGAGQWTARPARQ, from the coding sequence ATGCTGATAGCTGAAGGTGATGTTTCGACACGGACGCAGTGCATTCCCAGAGCGATTAACGTGGCTGGTGTTCCCGTCGTTCCGTTCGAGTCGTACGACCAGGCCCTGGCGTGCATCGAAGCCAGCATCACGGCCCGTGAGAAGACGTTCTGGGTGGCGGTCAATCCACAGAAGTGTTTTCGCGCCTGGCATGAAGGCGACCTGCTGGATTTGCTGAATCGGGCGGACGTTGGGATCTGCGACGGCGTCGGGGTCTCGCTTGCGGCCCGCATTCTCCACGGACAGGGGATCAGGCGCTGTACGGGATGCGATCTGTTCCTGAAGATCCTGCCGCATGCGGCGAAGAAGGGCTGGCGGGTCTTCATGCTCGGCGCCTCGGCCGAATCGAATGCCGGTGCGTGTGCCAAACTCAAGGAAACGTATCCCGATCTGAAGATTGTCGGTCGCCAAGACGGATTCTTCAAGGACCCGACGGAGGTTGTTTCGAATATCAATTCGAGTGGGGCGGACCTGCTGTTCGTTGCGATGGGATCCCCGACGCAGGAGTACTGGATCGCCGAACACAGGGACAAAATCGAAGCACCTTTCTGCATGGGCGTGGGAGGAAGTTTCGACGTCGTGTCGGGCACGACTCGACGGGCGCCGGCGATCTTCCGAAGGACCGGAACCGAATGGCTGTTTCAACTCATGACTGAGCCTCATAAGAGGTTCCGGAGACAGACCGTGTACGTTCCCTTCATGCTTCGGGTGGTTTCCAAGAAACTGGCGGGGTCCGTCGGCGCGGGCCAGTGGACAGCGAGGCCCGCTCGGCAGTAG
- a CDS encoding GumC family protein, with amino-acid sequence MSLDQPNDPAGRDLPHPPDPIARNEKDTPNRADGRTKISRVVDVLMSDGSSNEAIQPAEVSRRGAPPSAAVVPAVPPDRTWASGTAGPAGTSMLEFLWSVLRFKWTIVLISILVSAPIIAAIWTQIVPQYQARGEIRVRPIIPRLVFRTEESGPIPFYDSFVNTQVSIIRSLTVLNRVLEQRDVQETLWYRDPPQSLKERLSGNVLPPMERLRESLSVRPRPRTEIIDLSFTDTSAADAKVIVNAVINQYIRYIGERSDETADTLYRQLTEQYRSLETEIQGRERISADLRRELGTELPQELVSSKRMRLDETRARLDDLRNRIAILEWEMQQLANDDSREATEAGSEDPDQPRYYVDAEWRKLDTDIKTIQHRMATSVIGPNHPAAVRLQKDLEFAEELRRVRETQLDELWQDRLRSTARMPMTFGEPGEVSHGESSMPLEYQLARARQEEQLLLTEVEKQQAEFKGLFDKTQALERENNALDHKRTLFSAVRQRLEEKNMERNVPGSIEVLMGAFAPSQPSQDRRVVFTVMALVCGIGMGGGTAFLRATRSQTIHAAKDIPQPLKVPFLGHVPLVTTTKLPGKSLCNELEQNQAMLIESIRVVRTALLARLSGRNGATVLVTSANEGTGKSSFTMVLGRSLARAGKKVLMIDADFHKVTLSKRFELADQPGFVEILRDKAIGKLPIYPTATPGLDVMPGGNRIGSQTTVDEIANGAFKSCISRVRRQCHYDVILLDASPILPVADATILAGQVDGTVMVEREQVSHRAHVLTAMARLHAAGGTMLGTVFVGSVESQGYGYGHGYGYGQGKKKGS; translated from the coding sequence ATGAGCCTGGACCAACCGAATGATCCGGCGGGGCGGGATCTGCCGCACCCTCCGGACCCGATCGCGCGCAACGAGAAGGACACACCGAATCGGGCTGATGGCAGGACGAAGATCAGCCGGGTGGTGGATGTTCTGATGAGCGACGGATCGTCCAATGAGGCCATTCAGCCGGCCGAGGTCAGCCGGCGCGGCGCGCCGCCCTCGGCGGCGGTGGTCCCTGCTGTTCCGCCGGATCGGACGTGGGCGTCCGGTACGGCCGGCCCGGCCGGGACCTCCATGCTGGAGTTCCTGTGGTCGGTTCTTCGATTCAAATGGACGATTGTGCTGATCTCCATTCTTGTTTCGGCGCCCATCATTGCCGCGATCTGGACGCAGATCGTTCCGCAATACCAGGCCCGAGGGGAGATTCGGGTGCGGCCGATCATTCCCCGACTGGTTTTTCGGACGGAAGAGAGCGGTCCGATCCCCTTCTACGATTCGTTTGTCAATACACAGGTCTCCATCATTCGGAGTCTGACGGTTCTGAATCGGGTGCTGGAACAAAGGGACGTCCAGGAGACGCTGTGGTATCGAGACCCGCCGCAATCGCTCAAGGAACGGCTCAGTGGAAACGTCCTTCCGCCCATGGAGCGGCTCCGGGAGAGCCTGTCCGTGCGACCCCGGCCGCGAACCGAGATCATCGATCTCTCGTTTACCGACACCAGTGCCGCCGATGCCAAGGTCATCGTCAATGCGGTCATAAACCAGTACATCCGGTACATTGGCGAGAGGTCGGATGAAACGGCCGATACGCTGTACCGTCAACTGACGGAGCAGTACAGATCGCTGGAAACCGAAATCCAGGGTCGCGAGAGGATCTCGGCGGATCTGCGCAGAGAGCTCGGTACGGAGCTGCCTCAGGAGCTGGTATCGAGCAAGAGGATGCGCCTCGATGAGACGCGGGCCCGGCTGGACGATCTGCGAAACCGCATCGCCATACTGGAATGGGAGATGCAGCAACTCGCCAATGACGATAGCAGGGAGGCCACAGAGGCCGGAAGCGAGGACCCGGATCAGCCCAGATACTACGTCGATGCCGAGTGGCGCAAGCTCGACACGGACATCAAGACGATCCAGCACCGGATGGCCACCAGCGTGATCGGGCCAAACCATCCCGCTGCGGTTCGACTGCAGAAGGATCTCGAATTCGCCGAGGAATTGCGGCGCGTGCGGGAAACGCAATTGGACGAACTGTGGCAGGACCGCCTGAGAAGCACAGCAAGGATGCCCATGACATTCGGCGAGCCTGGCGAGGTTTCCCACGGCGAGAGTTCGATGCCCTTGGAATACCAATTGGCCCGCGCTCGGCAGGAAGAGCAACTCCTGCTGACGGAGGTCGAAAAGCAGCAGGCGGAATTCAAGGGGCTGTTTGACAAAACGCAGGCGCTCGAACGGGAAAACAACGCCTTGGATCACAAGCGAACGCTGTTCTCCGCCGTGCGGCAGCGTTTGGAGGAGAAGAACATGGAACGCAACGTTCCCGGTTCGATTGAGGTGTTGATGGGAGCGTTCGCACCGTCGCAGCCGAGCCAGGATCGACGGGTTGTGTTCACCGTCATGGCGCTGGTCTGTGGCATCGGAATGGGCGGCGGCACGGCGTTCCTCCGCGCCACCCGGAGCCAGACGATCCACGCGGCCAAAGACATCCCGCAGCCGTTGAAGGTCCCGTTCCTCGGGCACGTGCCACTGGTTACCACCACGAAGCTGCCGGGCAAGTCGCTGTGCAACGAACTCGAACAGAACCAGGCCATGCTGATCGAGTCGATTCGCGTCGTGCGGACGGCACTGCTGGCGCGGCTGAGCGGACGCAACGGCGCCACCGTGCTGGTCACCAGCGCCAATGAAGGCACGGGCAAGTCGAGCTTCACGATGGTGCTGGGCCGCAGTCTCGCCCGGGCCGGCAAGAAGGTCCTCATGATCGATGCGGACTTTCACAAGGTGACGTTGTCGAAGCGATTCGAGCTGGCCGATCAGCCGGGCTTCGTGGAAATCCTACGCGACAAGGCGATCGGCAAACTGCCGATCTATCCGACAGCGACGCCGGGGCTGGACGTCATGCCGGGAGGGAATCGGATCGGCAGTCAGACCACGGTCGACGAGATCGCCAATGGCGCGTTCAAATCGTGTATCAGCCGGGTGCGCAGGCAATGCCACTACGACGTCATCCTTCTCGATGCGTCGCCGATCCTGCCGGTGGCCGATGCGACGATCCTGGCCGGGCAGGTCGACGGCACCGTCATGGTCGAACGCGAGCAGGTCTCGCACCGCGCCCACGTTCTCACCGCGATGGCCCGCCTGCACGCAGCCGGCGGCACCATGCTGGGCACGGTCTTCGTCGGCTCGGTGGAGTCCCAGGGATATGGCTATGGACACGGGTATGGATATGGACAGGGCAAGAAGAAGGGATCCTGA